A region of Solanum dulcamara chromosome 7, daSolDulc1.2, whole genome shotgun sequence DNA encodes the following proteins:
- the LOC129894382 gene encoding D-3-phosphoglycerate dehydrogenase 3, chloroplastic-like translates to MAASASSTMLLSSKSSRASLSWKNQLASTSAFGVSGVTLPRRSHLQCPRFIVFSMDAKPTVLVAEKLGEAGLKLLKEFANVDCSYNLSPEELCTKISLCDALVVRSGTKVTREIFESSGGRLKVVGRAGVGIDNVDLAAATEHGCLVVNAPTANTVAAAEHGIALLTAMARNVAQADASVKAGKWLRSKYVGVSLVGKTLAVMGFGKVGSEVARRAKGLGMHVIAHDPYAPADRARAIGVQLVSFDEALASADFISLHMPLTPATKKMLNDETFAKMKKGVRIVNVARGGVIDEEALVRALDAGIVAQAALDVFTEEPPPKDSKLIQHENVTATPHLGASTTEAQEGVAIEVAEAVVGALKGELSATAVNAPMVPAEVLLELKPFVVLAEKLGRLAVQLVAGGSGVKSVKVTYGSARAPDDLDTRLLRAMITKGMIEPISSVFINLVNADFTAKQRGLQISEERLLLDGSPESPVEFIQVQIANVESKYASAISDSGEIRVEGRVKDGVPHLTKVGSFEVDVSLEGSIILCSQVDQPGMIGKVGSVLGEENVNVSFMSVGRVAPRKQAVMAIGVDEQPSKESLKRIGEIPAIQEFVYLGL, encoded by the exons ATGGCGGCTTCAGCTTCTTCAACTATGCTTTTATCTTCAAAATCCTCACGCGCCTCCCTCTCATGGAAAAACCAGCTCGCTTCCACCTCTGCCTTTGGCGTCTCCGGGGTTACCCTCCCTCGCAGAAGCCACCTTCAGTGTCCTAGGTTCATCGTGTTCTCCATGGACGCCAAGCCTACGGTTCTCGTTGCTGAAAAACTAGGTGAGGCAGGGTTGAAACTTTTGAAGGAATTCGCTAACGTTGATTGCTCATATAACTTGAGTCCTGAAGAGCTGTGCACTAAGATCTCTCTTTGTGATGCGTTGGTTGTGCGAAGCGGAACTAAGGTGACCCGTGAGATCTTTGAATCTTCCGGTGGACGGCTGAAAGTTGTTGGACGTGCTGGTGTGGGGATTGATAACGTTGATCTTGCGGCGGCAACGGAGCATGGATGCCTTGTGGTTAATGCCCCCACTGCTAATACTGTTGCAGCTGCCGAGCATGGGATCGCGCTTCTCACCGCCATGGCTCGAAATGTTGCTCAAGCTGATGCTTCTGTTAAAGCTG GGAAATGGTTGAGGAGCAAATATGTTGGTGTCTCCCTAGTAGGCAAAACACTTGCTGTGATGGGTTTTGGTAAGGTTGGATCAGAAGTTGCAAGGCGAGCTAAGGGGCTTGGCATGCATGTCATTGCTCATGACCCATATGCCCCTGCTGACCGTGCACGTGCTATTGGAGTGCAGCTTGTGAGCTTTGATGAAGCCCTTGCTTCTGCAGATTTCATCTCACTTCACATGCCACTAACCCCTGCTACAAAAAAGATGCTGAATGATGAAACTTTTGCAAAGATGAAAAAGGGTGTACGGATTGTGAATGTTGCTCGTGGGGGTGTGATTGATGAAGAAGCTTTGGTCAGGGCACTTGATGCAGGCATTGTGGCACAG GCAGCACTTGATGTTTTCACTGAGGAGCCACCACCAAAGGATAGCAAGTTGATTCAACATGAGAATGTGACTGCAACTCCACATCTTGGTGCTAGTACTACAGAAGCTCAG GAAGGGGTGGCAATTGAGGTCGCTGAAGCAGTTGTTGGCGCTTTGAAAGGGGAGCTCTCAGCTACTGCTGTCAATGCACCTATGGTTCCTGCTGAG GTGCTATTAGAGCTGAAGCCTTTTGTTGTACTTGCTGAAAAACTTGGTAGACTTGCTGTCCAGCTAGTTGCCGGTGGAAGTGGTGTGAAATCAGTGAAAGTAACATATGGTTCAGCAAGAGCACCTGATGATCTTGATACAAGATTGCTTCGTGCCATGATAACTAAAGGCATGATTGAGCCAATTTCCAGTGTTTTCATTAACTTGGTTAATGCAGATTTCACTGCTAAACAAAGGGGATTACAGATATCTGAAGAACGACTTCTCCTAGATGGTTCACCAGAAAGTCCAGTTGAGTTCATTCAGGTTCAGATAGCCAATGTAGAATCCAAGTACGCCAGTGCTATTTCTGATTCAGGAGAGATTAGAGTGGAGGGTAGAGTTAAGGATGGAGTACCTCATTTGACAAAGGTCGGATCTTTTGAAGTGGATGTGAGCTTGGAAGGTAGTATCATTCTTTGCAGCCAGGTTGATCAGCCAGGAATGATTGGAAAAGTGGGCAGCGTCTTGGGTGAGGAGAATGTGAACGTCAGCTTCATGAGTGTTGGAAGGGTTGCTCCTAGAAAGCAAGCTGTTATGGCTATTGGGGTGGATGAACAACCCAGCAAAGAGTCACTGAAGAGGATTGGGGAAATTCCTGCCATCCAGGAGTTTGTTTACCTTGGATTATAG